One segment of Variovorax sp. V93 DNA contains the following:
- a CDS encoding ABC transporter ATP-binding protein, translating to MAAIRMNGLVKRFGDVAVIPSLDLEIRDEEFVVFVGPSGCGKSTLLRIIAGLEPIDGGELYIGDRRVNDVAPAQRDIAMVFQDYALYPHMTVRDNMGFGLEMRNTPKDEIARRVDRAAGMLRIEPYLDRKPKALSGGQRQRVAMGRAMVRNPKVFLFDEPLSNLDAKLRGEVRTEIKALSQQLKTTMIFVTHDQVEAMTMADRIVVLKAGVVQQFGTPEEVYKSPANQFVAGFIGSPTMNFFDVNAEGTNVRMDEGVRFPMPPRCGGVTGPAVLGVRPEHMRVLPGNAPGLRVQVSVVEPLGSDTLVYFDRAGQRHVARVAPELQVRPRDTITLDFDMDKCHLFDKNDGAVLRC from the coding sequence ATGGCAGCCATCCGCATGAACGGCCTGGTCAAGCGCTTCGGCGACGTGGCCGTGATTCCCTCGCTCGACCTGGAGATCCGCGACGAGGAGTTCGTCGTCTTCGTCGGCCCCTCGGGCTGCGGCAAGTCGACCTTGCTGCGCATCATTGCCGGGCTCGAGCCCATCGACGGCGGCGAGCTCTACATCGGCGACAGGCGCGTGAACGACGTGGCGCCGGCCCAGCGAGACATCGCCATGGTGTTCCAGGACTACGCGCTCTACCCGCACATGACGGTGCGCGACAACATGGGCTTCGGCCTGGAGATGCGCAACACGCCCAAGGACGAGATCGCGCGCCGCGTCGACCGCGCGGCCGGCATGCTGCGCATCGAACCGTACCTCGACCGCAAGCCCAAGGCGCTGTCGGGCGGCCAGCGCCAGCGCGTGGCCATGGGCCGCGCGATGGTGCGCAACCCGAAGGTGTTCCTGTTCGACGAGCCGCTGTCGAACCTCGACGCCAAGCTGCGCGGCGAGGTGCGCACCGAGATCAAGGCGCTGTCGCAGCAGCTCAAGACCACCATGATCTTCGTCACCCACGACCAGGTCGAGGCCATGACCATGGCCGACCGCATCGTGGTGCTGAAGGCCGGCGTGGTGCAGCAGTTCGGCACGCCCGAAGAGGTCTACAAGTCGCCCGCGAACCAGTTCGTGGCCGGCTTCATCGGCTCGCCGACGATGAATTTCTTCGACGTGAACGCCGAAGGCACCAATGTGCGCATGGACGAGGGCGTGCGGTTCCCGATGCCGCCGCGCTGCGGCGGCGTGACCGGCCCTGCCGTGCTGGGCGTGCGGCCCGAGCACATGCGGGTGCTGCCCGGCAACGCACCGGGCCTGCGCGTGCAGGTCAGCGTGGTCGAGCCGCTGGGCTCCGACACGCTGGTGTACTTCGACCGCGCCGGCCAGCGCCACGTGGCGCGCGTGGCGCCCGAGCTGCAGGTGCGCCCGCGCGACACCATCACGCTGGATTTCGACATGGACAAGTGCCACCTGTTCGACAAGAACGACGGTGCGGTGCTGAGGTGCTGA
- a CDS encoding aldolase/citrate lyase family protein, translated as MPSRNTFKHALAAKIPQIGLWSTLPDPYVSELLAGAGFDWMLLDAEHTPGDPTTMLRQLQAVQAERERPTSAVVRPPWNDPVLIKQYLDIGAQTLLLPFVQNRAEAEAAVAATRYPPNGIRGMGGTVRATRFGRDTKYVAEASGEICVLVQVETVEALEHLEDIANVDGVDGVFIGPGDLSASMGVAGQVNHPTVRAAIDRAIARILACGKAPGILMNDEPRARELLDLGALFVAVANDQLLLRRSADDIAARFKQRGAPAAPASASAPATY; from the coding sequence ATGCCCTCGCGCAACACCTTCAAGCACGCCCTCGCGGCGAAGATCCCGCAGATCGGCCTCTGGTCGACGCTGCCCGACCCCTATGTCTCCGAGCTGCTCGCGGGCGCCGGTTTCGACTGGATGCTGCTGGACGCCGAGCACACGCCCGGCGATCCGACCACCATGCTGCGCCAGCTGCAGGCGGTGCAGGCCGAGCGCGAGCGGCCCACCTCGGCCGTGGTGCGTCCGCCCTGGAACGACCCGGTGCTGATCAAGCAGTACCTGGACATCGGCGCGCAGACGCTGCTGCTGCCCTTCGTGCAGAACCGCGCCGAGGCCGAGGCCGCCGTGGCCGCCACGCGCTATCCGCCGAACGGCATCCGCGGCATGGGCGGCACGGTGCGCGCCACGCGCTTCGGGCGCGACACCAAATACGTGGCCGAGGCCTCCGGCGAGATCTGCGTGCTGGTGCAGGTGGAGACGGTCGAAGCGCTCGAACACCTGGAGGACATCGCGAACGTCGACGGTGTCGACGGCGTCTTCATCGGCCCCGGCGACCTGTCGGCCAGCATGGGCGTGGCCGGCCAGGTCAACCACCCCACGGTGCGCGCCGCCATCGACCGCGCCATCGCGCGCATCCTCGCCTGCGGCAAGGCGCCCGGCATCCTCATGAACGACGAGCCGCGCGCGCGGGAGCTGCTCGACCTTGGCGCGCTCTTCGTGGCGGTGGCCAACGACCAGCTGCTGCTGCGCAGGAGCGCCGACGACATCGCGGCGCGCTTCAAGCAGCGCGGCGCACCCGCCGCTCCCGCTTCGGCTTCGGCCCCCGCCACCTATTGA
- a CDS encoding Bug family tripartite tricarboxylate transporter substrate binding protein produces MMRFARAAMALSAMALAAAPALAQLRADYPHKPIVLVVPQPAGGAADQFARPFGQALSQRLGQPVVIDNRPGANGNIAAAYVARNQPADGYTIFFGSISTLAVNPHLYKATGFDVLKDFQPVTLTNQTPNVLVVGAGTPYKSVADVVAAAKKEPATLSFGSAGNGNTMHLTGLQFEAKTGTRLIHVPYKGGPAALNDVMGGQIPMMFHNLSAVLGQEKGGRVRVLAVADTQRSRLLPNVPTMAEAGAPGVVQLAWSGMLVRSGTPAPVVERLHREMVAILKEPAFRKPLEEQGFDVLSSTPEAFAERLKADHAAMGEVIKAGNVKID; encoded by the coding sequence ATGATGAGATTCGCAAGGGCCGCGATGGCCCTGTCGGCGATGGCGCTCGCCGCCGCACCCGCGCTGGCGCAGCTCAGGGCCGACTATCCGCACAAGCCCATCGTGCTGGTCGTGCCGCAGCCCGCGGGCGGTGCGGCCGACCAGTTCGCGCGGCCCTTCGGCCAGGCGCTGTCGCAGCGGCTGGGGCAGCCGGTGGTCATCGACAACCGGCCCGGCGCCAACGGCAACATCGCGGCCGCCTACGTGGCGCGCAACCAGCCGGCCGATGGCTACACCATCTTCTTCGGCTCGATCAGCACGCTGGCCGTGAACCCGCACCTCTACAAGGCCACGGGCTTCGACGTGCTGAAGGACTTCCAGCCGGTCACGCTCACCAACCAGACGCCCAACGTGCTGGTGGTGGGCGCGGGCACGCCCTACAAGAGCGTGGCCGACGTGGTGGCAGCTGCGAAGAAGGAGCCCGCCACGCTGAGCTTCGGCTCGGCCGGCAACGGCAACACCATGCACCTTACCGGGCTGCAGTTCGAGGCGAAGACGGGCACCCGGCTGATCCACGTGCCCTACAAGGGCGGGCCCGCCGCGCTCAACGACGTGATGGGCGGGCAGATCCCGATGATGTTCCACAACCTCTCGGCCGTGCTGGGCCAGGAGAAGGGCGGCCGCGTGCGCGTGCTGGCCGTGGCCGACACCCAGCGCTCCAGGCTGCTGCCCAACGTGCCGACCATGGCCGAGGCCGGCGCGCCGGGCGTGGTGCAGCTCGCATGGAGCGGCATGCTGGTGCGCAGCGGCACGCCCGCGCCGGTGGTCGAGCGGCTGCACAGGGAGATGGTTGCGATCCTCAAGGAGCCCGCGTTCCGCAAGCCGCTGGAAGAGCAGGGCTTCGATGTACTCTCATCGACGCCAGAGGCGTTCGCCGAGCGCCTGAAGGCCGACCACGCCGCGATGGGCGAGGTCATCAAGGCCGGCAACGTGAAGATCGATTGA
- a CDS encoding carbohydrate ABC transporter permease produces the protein MSSNRMRSLRRRWPLARWAVPLVLFAMLLPFLWLLQMSFKPTPLILEFPPRVFFMPTLEHYVGLWQAGFPESFLNSLVTSIVSTLLALVLGIPAAYALSRWTGRGRFGLGLGILLTRMAPPIAFTIPFFLAYRYLGLLDTRTGLILIYMTFNLPLVIWMMQPFFDAVPASLEEAALMDGAGYATVFMEIVMPVAAAGIAATAILCFLYAWNDFFFALILTRTDARTAPVAVVNFMNYEGWEWGKIAAGGSLVMAPVLVFSMLVRRYLVSGLTAGAVKG, from the coding sequence ATGAGCTCGAATCGAATGAGGTCGCTGCGCCGGCGCTGGCCGCTCGCGCGCTGGGCCGTGCCGCTCGTGCTGTTCGCGATGCTGCTGCCGTTCCTGTGGCTGCTGCAGATGTCGTTCAAGCCGACGCCGCTGATCCTCGAGTTTCCGCCGCGGGTCTTCTTCATGCCCACGCTGGAGCACTACGTGGGCCTCTGGCAGGCCGGCTTTCCGGAGTCCTTCCTCAACAGCCTGGTCACGAGCATCGTGTCGACGCTGCTCGCGCTGGTGCTCGGCATTCCGGCGGCCTACGCGCTGTCGCGCTGGACCGGGCGCGGACGCTTCGGCCTGGGCCTGGGCATCCTGCTCACGCGCATGGCGCCGCCGATCGCCTTCACGATCCCGTTCTTCCTGGCGTACCGCTACCTCGGCCTGCTCGACACCCGCACCGGCCTGATCCTCATCTACATGACCTTCAACCTGCCGCTGGTGATCTGGATGATGCAGCCCTTCTTCGACGCGGTGCCGGCTTCGCTGGAAGAGGCGGCGCTGATGGACGGCGCGGGCTACGCCACCGTGTTCATGGAGATCGTGATGCCGGTGGCGGCGGCCGGCATCGCGGCCACCGCGATCCTGTGCTTCCTCTATGCCTGGAACGACTTCTTCTTCGCGCTCATCCTCACGCGCACCGATGCGCGCACCGCGCCGGTCGCGGTGGTCAACTTCATGAACTACGAGGGCTGGGAGTGGGGCAAGATCGCCGCCGGCGGCTCGCTGGTGATGGCGCCCGTGCTGGTGTTCTCGATGCTGGTGCGGCGCTACCTGGTGAGCGGCCTCACGGCCGGCGCGGTGAAGGGCTGA
- a CDS encoding alcohol dehydrogenase catalytic domain-containing protein — protein MQAAIFHGDRRITIGEAPMPVPSAGEVLLRVRRTALCGSDTKLWFSGAGFTPGHEIFGVVQQPGHALDGRRCLVYIPVHCGHCDACRAGDTQMCLNESVLVGWNRPGGYAEYLAVPEQCLLPVPDDIEDELAPLLLDTIGTAAHGIRFVKPLVPPETTGAVLVTGAGPVGIGALIALQNMGYTDVYVSDLKEERLQLAESFGARRHPVGDASKRFKLIVECSGAHAARSLGMEIVLPRGVLILIGESDKPWPVQENKAIRRKDFYMVRTFYFPKSDFALNVELLRGEKARYRKLVDAQFGLDRLPEMFGRFVAGELVKPLLAFA, from the coding sequence ATGCAAGCTGCGATTTTTCATGGCGACCGGCGCATCACCATCGGCGAGGCGCCCATGCCGGTGCCGTCGGCGGGCGAAGTGCTGCTGCGCGTGCGGCGCACCGCGCTGTGCGGCTCGGACACCAAGCTGTGGTTCAGCGGCGCCGGCTTCACGCCGGGCCACGAGATCTTCGGCGTGGTGCAGCAGCCGGGCCATGCGCTCGACGGCAGGCGCTGCCTGGTCTACATCCCCGTGCACTGCGGCCATTGCGACGCGTGCCGCGCGGGCGACACGCAGATGTGCCTGAACGAATCGGTGCTGGTCGGCTGGAACCGGCCGGGCGGCTATGCCGAGTACCTCGCGGTGCCCGAGCAGTGCCTGCTGCCCGTGCCCGACGACATCGAGGACGAGCTCGCGCCGCTGCTGCTGGACACCATCGGCACCGCCGCGCACGGCATCCGTTTCGTGAAGCCGCTGGTGCCGCCCGAAACCACGGGAGCGGTGCTCGTGACGGGCGCGGGCCCGGTGGGCATCGGCGCGCTGATCGCCCTGCAGAACATGGGCTACACCGACGTGTACGTGTCCGACCTGAAGGAAGAGCGGCTGCAGCTGGCCGAATCGTTCGGCGCCAGGCGGCATCCGGTGGGCGACGCGAGCAAGCGCTTCAAGCTCATCGTGGAGTGCAGCGGCGCGCATGCCGCGCGCAGTCTGGGCATGGAGATCGTGCTGCCGCGCGGCGTGCTCATCCTCATCGGCGAGAGCGACAAGCCCTGGCCGGTGCAGGAGAACAAGGCCATCCGCCGCAAGGACTTCTACATGGTGCGCACCTTCTACTTCCCGAAAAGCGACTTCGCGCTCAACGTGGAACTGCTGCGTGGCGAGAAGGCGCGCTACCGCAAGCTGGTGGATGCGCAGTTCGGCCTCGACCGGCTGCCCGAGATGTTCGGCCGCTTCGTGGCGGGCGAGCTCGTCAAGCCGCTGCTGGCGTTTGCCTGA
- a CDS encoding shikimate dehydrogenase → MVPPSLSGATRLVPILAHPVDHVRAPRIYNPAFAAAGLDWCLVPMGVHPGDFAATVAQLARVGNLQGLNLTIPHKAAAHALCARLGPEAQRTGVVNTMRIDADGQWSGESFDGVGFVDAARAHGVLRTDRPVVLVGAGGAGTAIAFALAAAGVRELHIVNREAERAEQLCAELRKAYPDAHADTHAGSLGRAGLAINATSLGLHAGDPMPFDPALLPADAALFDIIAARDTELMAACTARGLRVVGGKPMIDHQVAAQIAFWRGAAA, encoded by the coding sequence ATGGTCCCCCCGAGCCTCAGCGGCGCAACGCGCCTCGTGCCGATCCTCGCGCATCCGGTCGACCATGTGCGCGCGCCGCGCATCTACAACCCGGCCTTCGCCGCCGCCGGCCTCGACTGGTGCCTGGTGCCGATGGGCGTGCACCCCGGCGACTTCGCGGCCACCGTGGCGCAGCTCGCGCGCGTGGGCAACCTGCAGGGCCTGAACCTCACGATCCCGCACAAGGCCGCGGCGCATGCGCTGTGCGCGCGCCTCGGGCCCGAGGCGCAGCGCACGGGCGTGGTCAACACCATGCGCATCGACGCCGATGGCCAATGGTCGGGCGAGAGCTTCGACGGCGTGGGCTTTGTCGACGCCGCGCGTGCGCACGGCGTGCTGCGCACCGACCGGCCGGTGGTGCTGGTGGGCGCGGGCGGTGCGGGCACGGCCATCGCCTTCGCGCTGGCCGCGGCCGGCGTGCGCGAGCTGCACATCGTCAACCGCGAAGCCGAGCGCGCGGAGCAGCTGTGCGCCGAACTGCGCAAGGCGTATCCGGACGCCCATGCCGACACGCACGCCGGGAGCCTGGGGCGTGCCGGCCTCGCCATCAACGCCACTTCGCTCGGCCTGCACGCGGGCGACCCGATGCCCTTCGACCCGGCGCTGCTGCCGGCCGATGCGGCGCTGTTCGACATCATCGCCGCACGCGACACCGAGCTCATGGCCGCATGCACCGCGCGCGGGCTGCGGGTGGTCGGCGGCAAACCCATGATCGACCACCAGGTCGCTGCGCAGATCGCGTTCTGGCGCGGCGCTGCCGCATGA
- the araD gene encoding L-arabinonate dehydratase: MSTEAARPKTLQELRSQRWFASDDIRGFAHRQRMQQQGLAREEFMGRPVIGIVNTWSELSPCHAHLRERAESVKRGVLQAGGYPLELPALSLGEVMVKPTTMIYRNLLAIECEELLRSLPIDGVVLMGGCDKTTPGLVMGALSMDIPAIFLPAGPMMNDRYKGQAVGAGTHTKKFWAERTLGNIDEAEWIRLEARMTRTPGTCNTMGTASTMTAIAEAMGLSLPGAMSIPAVDSEHSRMAWRCGERIVSMVWEDLKPSRIVTKASFLNAVAAYMALGGSTNAAVHLPAMAGRAGIELNIDELDAVARRVPVIANLYPSGEKLMEDFHYAGGLPAVLNRIAAHLDLSARTVTGRTLGEDIAGWPAEDDGTILDPAAPLKQGTPECPEAGIALAVLRGNLCPDGAVIKPSAATPELLRHIGRALVFDSNAEMLAAMADEALDCDASTVLVLRNGGPVGGPGMPEWGNLPIPKKLLRQGVRDMLRISDSRMSGTHYGTCVLHVSPESAVGGPLALLRTGDTIRLDIGERRLDMLVPDEELAERRKQWTPPAPAYARGYTRIFQHEVTQAHLGCDFASLAGNAPTPEPPIY; the protein is encoded by the coding sequence ATGTCCACCGAAGCCGCCCGCCCCAAGACCCTGCAGGAACTGCGCAGCCAGCGCTGGTTCGCGAGCGACGACATCCGCGGCTTCGCGCACCGCCAGCGCATGCAGCAGCAGGGGCTCGCGCGCGAGGAGTTCATGGGCCGGCCGGTCATCGGCATCGTCAACACCTGGAGCGAGCTCTCGCCGTGCCATGCGCACCTGCGCGAGCGTGCCGAGTCCGTCAAGCGCGGCGTACTGCAGGCCGGCGGTTATCCGCTCGAGCTGCCCGCGCTGAGTCTGGGCGAAGTGATGGTCAAGCCCACGACCATGATCTACCGCAACCTGCTCGCCATCGAATGCGAGGAGCTGCTGCGCAGCCTGCCGATCGACGGCGTGGTGCTGATGGGCGGCTGCGACAAGACCACGCCCGGCCTGGTCATGGGCGCGCTCTCGATGGACATCCCCGCCATCTTCCTGCCCGCCGGTCCGATGATGAACGACCGCTACAAGGGCCAGGCCGTGGGCGCGGGCACGCACACCAAGAAGTTCTGGGCCGAACGCACCCTCGGCAATATCGACGAGGCCGAATGGATCCGCCTCGAGGCGCGCATGACGCGCACGCCCGGCACCTGCAACACCATGGGCACGGCCAGCACCATGACCGCCATCGCCGAGGCCATGGGCCTGTCGCTGCCCGGCGCCATGAGCATCCCGGCCGTCGACTCCGAGCACAGCCGCATGGCCTGGCGCTGCGGCGAGCGCATCGTCTCGATGGTGTGGGAAGACCTGAAGCCCTCGCGCATCGTCACCAAGGCATCGTTCCTCAACGCCGTGGCCGCCTACATGGCGCTCGGGGGCTCGACCAATGCGGCGGTGCACCTGCCCGCGATGGCGGGGCGCGCAGGCATCGAGCTGAACATCGACGAGCTCGACGCGGTCGCGCGGCGCGTGCCCGTCATCGCCAACCTCTATCCGTCGGGCGAGAAGCTGATGGAAGACTTCCACTATGCCGGCGGCCTGCCCGCCGTGCTCAACAGGATCGCGGCGCACCTGGACCTGTCGGCGCGCACCGTCACGGGCCGCACGCTCGGCGAGGACATCGCGGGCTGGCCCGCGGAGGACGACGGCACCATCCTCGACCCCGCTGCGCCGCTCAAGCAGGGCACGCCCGAGTGCCCCGAGGCCGGCATTGCGCTGGCCGTGCTGCGCGGCAACCTGTGCCCCGACGGCGCGGTCATCAAGCCTTCGGCCGCCACGCCCGAGCTGCTGCGCCACATCGGCCGCGCGCTGGTGTTCGACTCGAACGCCGAGATGCTCGCGGCCATGGCCGACGAAGCGCTCGACTGCGATGCCTCGACCGTGCTGGTGCTGCGCAACGGCGGCCCGGTCGGCGGGCCCGGCATGCCCGAGTGGGGCAACCTGCCGATCCCGAAGAAGCTGCTGCGGCAGGGCGTGCGCGACATGCTGCGCATTTCCGATTCGCGCATGAGCGGCACGCATTACGGCACCTGCGTGCTGCACGTCTCGCCGGAGTCGGCCGTGGGCGGGCCGCTGGCGCTGCTCAGGACCGGCGACACGATCCGCCTCGACATCGGCGAGCGGCGCCTCGACATGCTCGTGCCCGACGAGGAACTGGCCGAGCGCCGCAAACAGTGGACGCCACCCGCACCGGCCTACGCGCGCGGCTACACGAGGATCTTCCAGCACGAGGTGACGCAGGCGCACCTGGGCTGCGACTTCGCGAGCCTGGCGGGCAATGCGCCCACGCCCGAGCCGCCGATCTACTGA
- a CDS encoding PfkB family carbohydrate kinase, with amino-acid sequence MERPAPRVICLGLSALDITWQVDTLPQGGGKTRANDVREGGGGMAANAAAAAAKLGASVQFWGRAGLDSAGHEMKAQLAALGVEVSRFRLFEGARSSLSGIVVDARGERMIVNFRGAGLPADPAWLPLDALAATDAVLADPRWPEGALALFGAARTRGLPTVLDGDVADAAVFDMLLPHTDHAVFSEPGLAGYATGARTVEEQLNFALSRGCRLAAVTLGERGLRWADAQGLHALPAFAVEPVDTTGAGDVFHGALAFALGAGWPVPRAFQFSAAVAAIKCTRPGGRAGVPDFATAMSLVDSIKE; translated from the coding sequence GTGGAACGCCCCGCCCCGCGCGTGATCTGCCTCGGCCTGTCCGCGCTCGACATCACCTGGCAGGTCGACACCCTGCCGCAGGGCGGCGGCAAGACCCGCGCAAACGATGTGCGCGAGGGCGGCGGCGGCATGGCGGCGAATGCCGCCGCGGCGGCCGCGAAGCTCGGCGCATCGGTACAGTTCTGGGGCCGCGCCGGCTTGGACAGTGCGGGCCACGAGATGAAGGCGCAGCTCGCCGCGCTGGGTGTCGAGGTGTCGCGCTTCAGGCTGTTCGAGGGCGCACGCTCGTCGCTTTCCGGCATCGTGGTCGATGCGCGCGGCGAACGCATGATCGTGAATTTTCGCGGCGCCGGCCTGCCGGCCGATCCGGCCTGGCTGCCGCTCGACGCACTGGCCGCGACCGACGCCGTGCTGGCCGATCCACGCTGGCCCGAAGGCGCGCTCGCGCTCTTCGGCGCAGCGCGCACGCGCGGCCTGCCCACCGTGCTTGACGGCGACGTGGCCGATGCCGCCGTCTTCGACATGCTGCTGCCGCACACCGACCACGCCGTGTTCTCCGAGCCCGGCCTTGCAGGCTATGCCACCGGCGCACGCACGGTCGAGGAGCAGTTGAATTTCGCGCTCTCGCGCGGCTGCCGCCTCGCGGCCGTCACGCTCGGCGAGCGCGGCCTGCGCTGGGCCGATGCCCAAGGGCTGCACGCCCTGCCCGCCTTCGCGGTGGAACCCGTCGACACCACCGGCGCCGGCGACGTCTTCCACGGTGCGTTGGCCTTCGCGCTCGGCGCCGGCTGGCCCGTGCCCCGCGCCTTCCAGTTCTCCGCCGCGGTGGCGGCCATCAAGTGCACACGACCCGGCGGACGCGCCGGGGTGCCCGACTTCGCCACCGCGATGTCCCTCGTCGATTCCATCAAGGAGTGA
- a CDS encoding TSUP family transporter, translating to MQAILSEAGPVLVFMACVALATYAQNLTGFAFSLILLGLVSVFHIASVGDTANAATVLSLINAWTYFRARPGVVPWRLMKPALNGSTVGVIAGLMLLTWLSGGAVNWLRGLLGVSILGCALLLVLQGRPQAAVSGRTSFAVIGGLSGVLGGLFSSSGPPIVFHMYRQPLERELVRRALLLMFAFNSLVRLVIVLPTGHFSWRAALLAACAMPVVYGVTRLHHRLPNKLQPRTLKWLVGGLLAAAGSTLVASAWLAIAQA from the coding sequence GTGCAAGCGATTCTTTCCGAAGCCGGCCCCGTGCTGGTCTTCATGGCCTGCGTGGCGCTGGCCACTTACGCGCAGAACCTCACGGGGTTCGCATTCAGCCTCATCCTGCTCGGCCTGGTGTCGGTGTTCCACATCGCCAGCGTCGGCGACACGGCCAACGCCGCCACGGTGCTGAGCCTGATCAATGCATGGACCTATTTCCGCGCGCGGCCCGGCGTCGTGCCGTGGCGGCTGATGAAGCCCGCGCTCAACGGCAGCACGGTGGGCGTGATCGCGGGGCTCATGCTGCTCACATGGCTCAGCGGCGGGGCGGTGAACTGGCTGCGCGGCCTGCTGGGCGTGTCGATCCTGGGCTGCGCGCTGCTGCTGGTGCTGCAGGGCCGGCCGCAGGCCGCGGTGTCGGGCCGCACGAGCTTTGCCGTCATCGGCGGGCTCTCGGGCGTGCTGGGCGGGCTGTTCTCGAGCTCGGGACCGCCCATCGTCTTCCACATGTACCGCCAGCCGCTGGAGCGCGAACTGGTGCGCCGCGCGCTGCTGCTGATGTTCGCGTTCAATTCGCTGGTGCGGCTGGTGATCGTGCTGCCCACGGGCCACTTCTCGTGGCGCGCCGCGCTGCTCGCCGCCTGCGCGATGCCGGTGGTCTACGGCGTGACGCGGCTGCACCACCGGCTGCCCAACAAGCTGCAGCCGCGCACCCTCAAATGGCTGGTGGGCGGGCTGCTGGCCGCGGCGGGTTCGACGCTGGTCGCGAGCGCGTGGCTGGCGATCGCGCAGGCCTGA
- a CDS encoding tagatose 1,6-diphosphate aldolase: protein MTTPPLHLGKKWGLRRMATPQGHFTMVALDQRPPIAQLIGTKRGIAPADVSFADMVAVKRTLVDTLGAHASAMLFDPNYAFPAALQKLPAHTGLVVTLEDHRFRDTPGGRLSHSIDDWSVEKIKRAGGDGVKVLAWYRPDAEPEVLAHQQAYVQKIGEECRQWDIPLVLELLVYPFPRSERHTVDYIESPEKMPELVIESVREFAKPKYGVDLFKLESPLPGATLPARDGSAAPQAAQAWFDQMGAICKGANIPWVMLSAGVTPPQFLRVMEYAYAAGAHGFLAGRAVWWQALQHFPDLERCAEQLRREGSATLAQLEALTLRAGNAWQADYSAFDAMTAEGELCAAYA from the coding sequence ATGACAACGCCCCCCCTCCACCTCGGCAAAAAATGGGGCCTGCGCCGCATGGCCACGCCCCAGGGCCACTTCACCATGGTCGCGCTCGACCAGCGCCCGCCGATCGCGCAGCTGATCGGCACCAAGCGCGGCATCGCACCCGCCGACGTGAGCTTTGCCGACATGGTGGCTGTCAAGCGCACGCTGGTCGACACCCTCGGTGCGCACGCCAGCGCCATGCTGTTCGACCCGAACTACGCCTTCCCCGCGGCGCTGCAGAAGCTGCCCGCGCACACCGGCCTGGTGGTCACGCTCGAGGACCACCGCTTCCGCGACACCCCGGGCGGCCGACTCTCGCATTCGATCGACGACTGGAGCGTGGAAAAGATCAAGCGCGCCGGCGGCGACGGCGTGAAGGTGCTGGCCTGGTACCGCCCCGATGCCGAACCCGAGGTGCTCGCGCACCAGCAAGCCTATGTGCAGAAGATCGGCGAGGAATGCCGCCAGTGGGACATTCCGCTGGTGCTCGAGCTGCTGGTCTATCCCTTTCCCAGGAGCGAACGCCACACCGTCGACTACATCGAGTCGCCCGAGAAGATGCCCGAGCTGGTGATCGAGAGCGTACGCGAGTTCGCCAAGCCGAAGTATGGCGTCGATCTCTTCAAGCTCGAGAGCCCGCTGCCCGGCGCCACGCTGCCCGCGCGCGACGGCAGTGCCGCGCCACAGGCCGCGCAGGCCTGGTTCGACCAGATGGGCGCGATCTGCAAGGGGGCGAACATTCCCTGGGTGATGCTGTCGGCGGGCGTGACGCCGCCGCAGTTCCTGCGCGTGATGGAATACGCCTACGCCGCCGGCGCCCACGGCTTCCTGGCGGGCCGCGCCGTGTGGTGGCAGGCGCTGCAGCACTTTCCCGACCTCGAGCGCTGCGCCGAGCAGCTGCGCCGCGAAGGCAGCGCCACGCTCGCACAGCTCGAAGCGCTCACGCTGCGCGCGGGCAACGCCTGGCAGGCCGACTACAGCGCCTTCGATGCCATGACGGCCGAGGGCGAACTCTGCGCGGCCTACGCCTGA